A stretch of the Vigna radiata var. radiata cultivar VC1973A chromosome 7, Vradiata_ver6, whole genome shotgun sequence genome encodes the following:
- the LOC106765683 gene encoding uncharacterized protein LOC106765683: MDIQEESSTTVGPLTTPSLRNMSSSSSAFFSANQSPFFSPRSSSCQLSESLQPDAPIDRIHLDEAAPSSSSGIPEPKSLVNVGCTFSEVAASPAGCSAGDLQKLDRISSSVGISSCTVSGHFHPYDDSYSGQKDKRSKKGRNKRISSTPGSRSVSSYRLKSCDVYIGLHGRKPPLIRFANWLRVELEIQGISCFVSDRAGYRNSCKLSIAEKAMDVASYGIVIITRKSFKNPYTIEELQFFSGKKNLVPIYFDLSPADCLVRDIIEKRGELWEKHGGELWLLYGGLEQEWKDVVHGLSRVEERKLEAQDGNWRDCILMAVTLLAMKLGRRSAAEHLTKWREKVKEEELPFTRNENFIGRKKELSQLEFMLFGDVTGDSRQDYIDLKARPKRRHLTICRSKSNVQEERHVGNGSREEKTPVLWKESEKEIEMQSIEFSHRRSRLKRGGKYTRRKKGMRILYGKGIACISGDSGIGKTELILEFAYRFHQRYKMVLWIGGESRYIRQNYLNLRSFLEVDASVENSLEKTRIKGFEEQEEAAVSGIRKELMRNIPYLVIIDNLESEKDWWDHKLVMDLLPRFGGETHVIISTCLPRVMNLEPLKLSYLSGVEAMSLMLGSGKEYPVAEVDALRTIEEKLGRLTLGLAIVSGILSELPITPSRLLDTINRMPLKDMSWCNKKAHSFRQNTFLLQLLDVCFSIFDHADGARSLATRMVLVSGWFAPCAVSVSLLALAAQKIPEKQKGTCFWRKLLQSLTCGFTSSHTKKSELEACSLLLRFNIARSSTKQGHIHFNEMIKLYARKREVTGSAQAMVQAVMNQGSISKSIEHLWAACFLLFAFGHNPAAVELEVSELLYLVKKVVLPLAIHTFITYSRCSAALELLHLCTNALEAADQALVTPVDKWFDKSLCWRSIQTNAQLNPCLWQELALCRATVLETRGKLMLRGAQFDIGDDLIRKAVFIRTSICGEDHPDTISARETLSKLTRLIANVQIRASA; encoded by the coding sequence ATGGATATCCAAGAAGAGAGCTCAACCACAGTTGGACCCTTGACAACACCAAGTTTAAGGAACATGTCATCCTCATCTTCAGCTTTTTTTTCAGCTAATCAGTCACCATTTTTCTCTCCAAGATCATCATCGTGTCAGTTATCAGAGTCTTTGCAACCGGATGCTCCCATTGACAGAATTCATCTAGATGAAGCTGCCCCCAGTAGCAGTTCAGGGATTCCAGAACCGAAGTCTCTAGTGAATGTTGGATGCACCTTCTCTGAGGTGGCTGCATCTCCGGCGGGCTGTAGTGCTGGTGATTTACAGAAACTTGACCGCATATCTTCCTCAGTGGGCATCTCTAGTTGCACTGTGTCAGGTCACTTCCATCCCTATGATGATAGTTATTCTGGACAGAAAGATAAGAGAAGTAAGAAAGGCAGAAACAAAAGAATATCTTCAACACCAGGTTCTAGATCAGTTTCTTCTTATAGATTAAAGAGTTGTGATGTCTATATAGGATTACATGGTCGTAAACCTCCTCTAATAAGATTTGCCAATTGGCTGCGTGTCGAGTTGGAAATTCAAGGCATAAGTTGTTTTGTATCAGATAGAGCTGGATATAGGAACTCTTGTAAGCTAAGCATTGCAGAGAAAGCTATGGACGTGGCTTCTTATGGGATAGTAATTATAACAAGGAAGTCTTTCAAGAATCCGTACACAATTGAGGAACTGCAATTTTTCTCTGGCAAGAAGAACTTGGTCCCTATATATTTTGATCTGAGTCCAGCTGATTGTCTTGTGAGGGATATAATTGAGAAGAGGGGTGAGCTGTGGGAAAAACATGGAGGGGAGCTTTGGCTTTTGTATGGAGGGTTGGAGCAGGAGTGGAAAGATGTTGTTCATGGCCTCTCACGTGTTGAAGAACGGAAGTTGGAAGCTCAGGATGGAAACTGGAGAGATTGCATACTGATGGCTGTCACATTATTAGCAATGAAGTTAGGCAGAAGAAGTGCTGCTGAGCATTTAACAAAATGGAGggagaaagtgaaagaagaggaGTTACCTTTCACTCGGAATGAGAACTTCATTGGTAGGAAGAAAGAGCTTTCTCAACTGGAGTTTATGCTTTTTGGGGATGTTACTGGAGATTCAAGGCAAGACTATATTGATCTTAAGGCCAGACCCAAAAGAAGGCATTTGACTATTTGTCGCAGCAAGAGTAATGTGCAAGAGGAAAGGCATGTGGGAAATGGAAGCAGGGAGGAAAAAACACCAGTTCTGTGGAAGGAGTCAGAAAAGGAGATTGAAATGCAAAGCATTGAGTTTTCTCACAGGCGATCAAGGCTCAAACGAGGTGGAAAGTATACTAGGCGGAAAAAAGGAATGAGGATATTATATGGGAAAGGCATTGCCTGCATATCAGGAGATTCAGGAATTGGTAAAACAGAACTTATTCTTGAGTTTGCTTACAGGTTTCACCAGAGATACAAGATGGTGCTATGGATAGGAGGGGAGAGTAGGTATATTAGGCAAAACTATCTTAACCTCAGGTCCTTTTTAGAAGTAGATGCGAGTGTTGAGAATAGTTTGGAGAAAACTAGGATAAAAGGATTTGAAGAACAGGAAGAAGCTGCTGTTTCTGGAATTCGCAAAGAGCTAATGCGAAACATTCCATATCTTGTGATCATTGATAATTTGGAAAGCGAAAAGGATTGGTGGGATCACAAACTTGTGATGGATCTTCTCCCTCGTTTTGGTGGAGAGACCCATGTAATTATATCAACTTGCCTTCCTCGTGTGATGAACTTGGAACCTCTGAAGCTTTCATACTTGTCTGGAGTTGAGGCAATGTCTCTAATGCTGGGAAGTGGCAAGGAGTATCCAGTTGCAGAGGTTGATGCTCTTAGAACAATTGAGGAAAAGCTTGGAAGGTTGACTTTAGGCCTGGCCATTGTCAGTGGAATTTTGTCTGAGTTACCTATAACACCAAGCAGGCTCTTAGATACCATAAACAGAATGCCCTTGAAGGACATGTCTTGGTGTAATAAAAAAGCTCACTCATTCCGGCAGAACACTTTCCTCCTGCAACTCCTTGATGTTTGTTTCTCAATATTTGATCATGCAGACGGTGCGAGGAGCTTGGCAACCAGAATGGTACTGGTAAGCGGATGGTTTGCACCTTGTGCAGTTTCAGTTTCCTTATTGGCACTTGCTGCTCAGAAGATACCAGAAAAGCAAAAGGGGACTTGTTTCTGGAGAAAATTACTGCAATCCTTAACATGTGGGTTCACATCCTCACACACCAAAAAATCAGAACTAGAAGCATGCTCTCTGCTGCTAAGATTCAATATTGCAAGGAGTAGTACTAAGCAAGGACATATACATTTCAATGAAATGATCAAACTGTATGCTCGGAAAAGAGAAGTTACCGGATCTGCACAAGCAATGGTTCAGGCTGTTATGAATCAAGGGTCAATATCTAAAAGCATAGAGCATTTATGGGCTGCATGTTTTCTGCTATTTGCATTTGGTCACAATCCTGCGGCTGTTGAACTAGAGGTTTCAGAGCTATTATATCTTGTTAAAAAGGTGGTTCTGCCTCTTGCAATTCACACTTTCATTACCTACTCCAGATGCAGTGCTGCTCTAGAGCTTCTGCACCTTTGCACCAATGCCTTGGAGGCTGCAGACCAAGCATTGGTTACCCCAGTTGACAAGTGGTTCGACAAATCACTGTGCTGGAGGTCCATCCAGACTAATGCTCAGTTGAATCCTTGCCTTTGGCAAGAGTTGGCTCTGTGTAGAGCCACTGTGCTTGAGACCAGGGGCAAGCTAATGCTCAGAGGTGCACAATTTGACATAGGGGATGATCTAATCAGGAAGGCTGTTTTCATCAGGACTTCAATCTGTGGTGAAGATCATCCAGATACCATATCTGCTCGTGAAACATTAAGCAAACTCACTAGACTAATTGCAAATGTCCAAATTCGAGCTTCGGCATAA